A single genomic interval of Candidatus Hydrogenedentota bacterium harbors:
- a CDS encoding response regulator transcription factor has protein sequence MRVLIVEDEKQIAGFVKKGLEEQGFDIDVSHNGDEAYSLALERTYDVIVLDIMLPGRDGLSILKNLRAKKNAVPVILLTARTELDERLEGLNLGADDYLTKPFFVEELIARIHAVIRRASGERLTVLQSGDLNVNLITREVRRGDRDIRLTAREFNLLEYLMRSPGRVYSRTQILEHIWGYDFDPNTNLVDVHIQRLRKKISPESAEALIETVRGVGYRFRGSP, from the coding sequence ATGCGAGTATTGATTGTTGAAGATGAAAAGCAGATCGCGGGTTTCGTAAAGAAGGGGCTTGAGGAGCAAGGTTTCGACATCGACGTCAGTCACAACGGTGACGAAGCCTACTCGTTGGCCTTGGAGCGCACCTACGATGTCATCGTGCTCGATATCATGCTTCCCGGCCGGGATGGTCTAAGCATTCTGAAGAATCTGCGGGCCAAGAAGAACGCGGTGCCTGTTATTCTCCTCACTGCGCGCACCGAGTTGGATGAGCGGTTGGAAGGACTCAATCTCGGCGCCGACGATTACCTCACCAAGCCCTTCTTTGTTGAAGAACTTATTGCCCGCATTCATGCGGTAATCCGGCGCGCGTCTGGTGAACGGCTCACCGTTCTTCAATCGGGCGACCTGAACGTGAATCTCATCACGCGAGAGGTTCGGCGCGGTGACCGCGACATTCGCCTGACGGCGCGCGAGTTCAATCTGCTGGAATACCTGATGCGATCGCCTGGTCGTGTGTATTCGCGCACGCAGATCCTGGAACACATTTGGGGATACGATTTCGACCCCAACACGAATCTCGTCGATGTTCATATTCAACGCTTGCGCAAGAAGATTAGTCCGGAATCGGCGGAAGCCCTCATCGAGACCGTGCGCGGCGTGGGGTATCGCTTCAGGGGATCGCCGTAA